The Algoriphagus sp. TR-M9 genome has a window encoding:
- a CDS encoding glycosyltransferase family 2 protein, translating to MFEVSVIIPVFNVAHFIEEAVQSALVQSEVGEIILIEDGSKDNSLEVCKKLSLEFEKVRLVTHPQGRNLGVCHSRNLGIRSAQYDFIAFLDADDWYLPNRFSKDSAMFKNPDVMAVYSLSAIRFPEGREELFGCNDNLIEMLGTNDLREVYCHIMRNDVILGHTNANTFRKEVFEKAGVFDTRLRLHEDTELWNRVSRKVLFHAGELDQPVSIARRHESNTISLRSRESQLRFLWVWVDNIGIKNLYPCEKENFAYLYSRAISNPIKSDFFRKVIFHISFRFFGIFKDRFIRHFYQSSKISYSE from the coding sequence TTGTTTGAGGTCTCGGTAATAATACCCGTTTTCAACGTAGCTCATTTTATTGAAGAGGCGGTACAATCGGCTTTGGTACAGTCTGAAGTTGGCGAAATAATCCTTATTGAGGATGGATCGAAAGACAATTCATTGGAAGTATGCAAAAAGCTTAGCTTAGAATTTGAAAAAGTTCGTTTGGTGACTCATCCTCAAGGGAGAAATTTAGGAGTTTGCCATAGTCGAAACCTTGGAATAAGAAGTGCTCAATACGATTTTATTGCGTTTTTGGATGCAGACGATTGGTATCTACCAAACAGATTTTCAAAGGATAGCGCCATGTTTAAAAATCCTGATGTTATGGCTGTTTATTCACTTTCAGCCATTCGATTTCCAGAGGGTAGGGAAGAGTTATTTGGCTGCAATGACAACTTGATTGAAATGCTTGGTACGAATGATTTGAGAGAGGTGTATTGCCATATCATGCGTAATGATGTCATTTTGGGACATACCAATGCCAATACATTTAGAAAGGAAGTATTTGAGAAAGCAGGGGTCTTTGATACTAGGTTAAGGCTCCACGAGGATACAGAGTTATGGAATAGAGTTTCGAGAAAGGTTCTATTTCACGCCGGGGAATTGGATCAACCGGTTTCTATTGCTAGGAGACATGAAAGCAATACAATCTCGCTACGCTCTAGGGAATCTCAATTGCGATTTCTATGGGTTTGGGTTGATAATATTGGCATTAAGAATCTTTATCCCTGCGAAAAGGAAAATTTTGCCTATTTATATTCAAGGGCAATATCAAATCCTATCAAATCTGATTTTTTCAGAAAAGTGATATTTCATATTTCTTTTAGATTTTTCGGAATCTTTAAAGACAGGTTTATCAGACATTTTTATCAATCTAGTAAGATTAGCTATTCGGAATGA
- a CDS encoding glycosyltransferase family 2 protein — translation MQDTRTKSQDPLVSIIIPVYNKAPFVRETLESALQQTYPNIELVLVDDGSTDGSFEILKEYFAKYPDKTKLIDQDNQGVSAATNVGIAAAKGEYIQFLDADDLLSPNKIANQIKLLQGQSESILASCEWRLFQDDLKKSYSIPYGVFQDFKSGSDLLLRFWNKQEMHQPAVYLTPRSLIEKAGPWDETLTINQDGEFFTRVLLHAEQVLYEPEGKVYYRSPGVNNVSQQKSEKAIKSLLDSYMCYEREVLKFEDSKRVRIALKKVYQKFIYDVFPQYPDLISKAESLMQNLGVDQPTYIGGPKFQMLSKYLGFKNALRLKRLF, via the coding sequence ATGCAAGATACAAGAACCAAGAGTCAAGACCCGCTGGTTTCCATTATTATCCCGGTTTATAATAAAGCTCCATTTGTTCGAGAGACTTTGGAATCGGCATTACAGCAGACTTATCCCAATATAGAGTTAGTCTTGGTGGATGATGGTTCTACAGATGGTTCTTTTGAAATTCTTAAAGAATATTTTGCAAAGTACCCGGATAAAACCAAATTGATTGACCAGGATAATCAAGGGGTTTCAGCTGCAACCAATGTTGGCATAGCTGCTGCAAAAGGGGAGTATATTCAGTTTTTGGATGCGGATGATCTATTATCTCCTAATAAAATAGCCAATCAGATCAAATTATTGCAAGGCCAATCAGAATCCATATTGGCTTCATGTGAATGGAGGCTGTTTCAAGATGATTTGAAAAAATCTTACTCCATTCCCTATGGAGTTTTTCAGGATTTTAAATCAGGCTCAGATTTACTTTTAAGATTTTGGAATAAACAGGAAATGCATCAGCCAGCAGTCTATTTGACCCCTCGCTCACTTATCGAAAAGGCCGGGCCTTGGGATGAGACTTTGACCATCAATCAGGATGGTGAGTTTTTTACCAGAGTGCTCTTGCATGCGGAGCAGGTGCTCTATGAACCGGAGGGGAAAGTCTATTACCGAAGCCCCGGAGTAAACAATGTTAGTCAGCAAAAGTCTGAAAAAGCCATAAAGTCTTTATTGGATTCTTATATGTGCTATGAGCGGGAAGTATTGAAATTCGAAGATTCGAAACGGGTACGAATCGCTTTGAAAAAGGTCTATCAGAAGTTTATTTATGATGTTTTTCCCCAGTATCCTGACTTGATCTCCAAGGCAGAAAGCCTGATGCAAAATCTAGGTGTGGATCAGCCCACCTATATCGGTGGCCCCAAATTCCAAATGCTTTCTAAATACCTGGGCTTTAAAAATGCCCTTAGACTTAAACGCCTTTTTTAA
- a CDS encoding glycosyltransferase, which translates to MQKILIIPSWYPALKKPLNGSFFREQAELLNFSKVGEIAVLYGEEQSISFLKLIWIYFLSLVKTNWPISKGLVIQSPDAYGFIIPKNRRVPEKYRVKLAIRLFQKAFLSLKVTGFVPDLIHAQSGMDAGIYAHELSKEHTIPFVIIEHQVFVFHYYSRYRAKLILEAFALAKKTAAVSYDERRQVMMNQPACNPEVIWNLVDEDMYSINLARRNKTFTVITILNSLPIKGAVEFLEAMAIVIRRDSSIRFIMVGKGADENSIHSAENLFVRKSRELGIYDHGEFLPLVPRERISDVLSQAHVFVSPSIQEPHGIAVREAMMCGLPLVSTSNGGVEDSINAQTGLLVPVRDAEAMADAILQLKFNYTEYNPNAIRELAIEQCGKKAFTKKMINFYRFS; encoded by the coding sequence GTGCAAAAAATTCTAATTATCCCTTCTTGGTACCCAGCATTAAAAAAGCCTTTAAATGGGTCATTTTTCAGGGAACAAGCTGAATTATTAAATTTTTCCAAGGTGGGGGAAATAGCTGTTTTATATGGGGAAGAACAGTCTATTTCTTTTTTGAAATTGATTTGGATTTATTTTTTGAGTTTGGTAAAAACCAACTGGCCAATCAGCAAAGGGTTGGTTATCCAAAGTCCGGATGCTTATGGCTTTATCATTCCCAAAAACAGAAGGGTTCCCGAAAAGTATAGGGTTAAACTGGCAATCAGGTTATTCCAAAAAGCTTTCTTATCCTTGAAAGTTACCGGGTTTGTTCCGGACCTGATACATGCCCAAAGTGGGATGGATGCGGGAATTTATGCACATGAGCTTTCTAAAGAACATACAATTCCATTCGTTATCATTGAGCATCAGGTTTTTGTGTTCCACTATTATTCTAGATATAGGGCAAAGTTGATTCTTGAAGCATTTGCATTGGCAAAAAAAACAGCGGCTGTTAGCTACGATGAGCGAAGGCAGGTGATGATGAATCAGCCTGCATGCAATCCCGAGGTGATTTGGAATCTGGTGGACGAAGATATGTACAGCATCAACCTTGCAAGAAGGAATAAAACCTTTACTGTGATTACCATTCTCAATTCCTTGCCGATCAAAGGGGCGGTAGAATTTCTAGAGGCGATGGCTATCGTTATACGGCGTGATTCAAGTATTCGATTTATCATGGTGGGGAAAGGGGCTGATGAAAATTCGATCCATTCTGCCGAAAACCTATTTGTTCGTAAAAGTCGGGAATTGGGGATTTATGACCATGGAGAGTTTTTGCCTTTAGTACCCAGGGAGAGGATTTCCGATGTGCTTAGTCAAGCCCATGTATTTGTTTCGCCCAGTATTCAAGAACCTCATGGGATAGCTGTAAGGGAAGCAATGATGTGTGGCTTGCCCTTAGTCAGCACTTCCAACGGTGGTGTTGAGGATAGTATCAATGCCCAAACCGGATTGTTAGTTCCAGTAAGAGACGCAGAGGCAATGGCTGATGCTATTTTGCAGCTTAAATTTAATTATACTGAGTATAATCCAAATGCAATCCGTGAATTAGCAATTGAGCAATGCGGAAAGAAGGCATTTACGAAAAAAATGATCAATTTTTATCGATTTAGCTAA
- a CDS encoding glycosyltransferase has product MISVIIPHYKDNDRLILLLEQLNQQILKRDYWEVIVVNNDPYFPLVLPEKLSLVYILKILEESNPGSYAARNKGITAAQGNIIAFTDADCLPDTDWLKNAWDLFSQDFKKEIGILTGPVPLFFKDPNHLSPAEIYEKYTGGFTTELYAKEGKAITANWFSYKSVIEEFGGFNSELKSNGDSELSGRISRKYEVAYIPDLIVYHPARFHVSELVNKYQRLLGGTYTRRFKDDSIGFRRHLIQFLWARYRFALKRLFTLFPKESIPILKVCHAINMGAIQEYFSLIRGGETKR; this is encoded by the coding sequence ATGATCAGCGTGATAATTCCTCATTATAAGGATAATGACAGGTTGATTTTACTGTTGGAACAATTAAACCAACAAATTCTCAAAAGAGATTATTGGGAAGTAATTGTAGTTAATAATGACCCGTATTTCCCCTTGGTTCTACCTGAAAAACTTTCCCTTGTCTATATTTTGAAGATTTTGGAAGAGTCCAACCCCGGTTCCTATGCAGCTCGAAACAAGGGAATTACGGCAGCCCAAGGAAATATCATTGCCTTTACTGATGCTGATTGTCTTCCTGATACGGATTGGTTGAAAAACGCTTGGGATCTGTTTTCTCAGGATTTCAAAAAGGAGATTGGGATTTTGACAGGACCTGTCCCTTTGTTTTTTAAAGATCCAAATCATTTATCACCTGCCGAAATCTATGAAAAATATACGGGCGGTTTTACTACGGAGCTTTATGCTAAAGAGGGAAAAGCTATAACAGCGAATTGGTTTTCCTATAAATCAGTGATTGAAGAGTTTGGAGGATTTAATTCTGAATTAAAATCTAATGGTGATTCCGAATTATCAGGTAGAATATCTCGAAAGTATGAGGTTGCATATATTCCAGACCTCATCGTATATCATCCTGCTAGGTTTCATGTTTCAGAATTAGTCAATAAATACCAACGATTATTAGGTGGTACCTATACAAGAAGGTTTAAGGATGATTCCATCGGCTTTCGGAGACATTTAATCCAATTTCTTTGGGCCCGGTATCGATTTGCATTGAAGCGGCTCTTTACTCTTTTCCCGAAAGAATCTATTCCCATTCTTAAAGTCTGTCATGCTATTAATATGGGAGCCATTCAGGAATATTTTAGTTTGATCAGAGGAGGGGAGACAAAAAGATAG